A single window of Desulfovibrio sp. G11 DNA harbors:
- a CDS encoding DUF6538 domain-containing protein → MSPITPIAPGPSCVPALRISGDDKKNSPAYLCLKRSIYYFRYALPKEPRRHWGRSELRLSLRTSYLRTARFRARMLLAEVEKTFLEDTMLEYREIRRRMNILLQRMLAQDHADLSEKKALTVGDITISYDQLRDSQAQMLLCWNSGKALEKLAPDCLIDLFRSGAFTREELSAENYLQIVKAYNEMQITMHRIEVARSRGDFLLEEEIVGRDFGNLPCEIKEAAEKESSDPIQIAIEAMPPKKNALLYSEAMERYIHQKLQDGEWREHSVTDHRGRLGEFLAIIGDKSIESITREDMRHFRETLRQLPPNRTRVRAYKDKSIQELLALKVEKTLSVTTVNILVEAVGSMLGWYVREGVLDVNPATHLQIKDTRQDIELRQAFSTDELSKIFAHPKFARKEFKSLSYYWIPLIALYTGMRLEEIAQLHCADIYESSTKGIWVVDINATELDEEGRPKLLKNKNARRIVPIHPVLIKLGILDYHAAIAKKKHIRLFPDLEKTKGAVKFGKQPGKQFKSVVTAALGDVSGKTFHSLRHTFADFYKQRGLQNDYFRQVFGHELPMLAAKQYGEKFPPEILYENVIVKLDYGNSINVGLGMDIMEV, encoded by the coding sequence ATGTCACCTATCACTCCCATAGCCCCTGGTCCAAGTTGCGTACCTGCTCTCCGCATTTCTGGGGATGACAAAAAAAATTCTCCTGCGTATCTTTGTCTCAAACGAAGCATCTATTATTTCCGTTACGCTTTGCCCAAGGAGCCCCGACGGCACTGGGGACGAAGTGAGTTGCGCCTCAGCCTGCGGACATCCTATCTGCGAACGGCCCGCTTTCGCGCACGCATGTTGCTTGCGGAAGTGGAAAAAACTTTTCTTGAGGACACCATGCTGGAGTACAGAGAAATCCGCCGCCGAATGAATATCCTGCTCCAGCGGATGCTGGCGCAGGATCATGCGGATCTTTCTGAAAAAAAAGCCCTCACAGTGGGTGATATTACTATCTCTTACGATCAACTGAGGGATTCACAGGCCCAAATGCTCTTGTGCTGGAATTCTGGAAAAGCGCTGGAAAAACTCGCACCAGACTGCCTTATTGATTTGTTCAGATCAGGAGCCTTTACCCGCGAAGAACTTTCAGCAGAGAATTATTTACAGATAGTCAAGGCATACAACGAAATGCAGATCACCATGCACCGCATTGAAGTAGCGCGATCGCGTGGAGATTTTTTATTGGAAGAAGAAATCGTCGGACGTGACTTCGGAAACCTTCCTTGTGAAATAAAAGAAGCGGCAGAAAAAGAGTCTTCAGACCCAATACAGATAGCCATAGAGGCGATGCCGCCAAAGAAAAATGCGCTTCTGTACTCTGAAGCTATGGAGCGGTACATCCATCAGAAGCTGCAGGATGGTGAATGGCGCGAGCACAGCGTGACAGATCACCGTGGCCGCCTGGGCGAATTTTTGGCCATCATCGGAGATAAATCCATTGAAAGCATTACCCGCGAAGATATGCGGCATTTTCGTGAAACCCTGCGGCAATTGCCGCCGAATCGCACAAGGGTGAGGGCCTATAAGGATAAAAGTATTCAGGAACTGCTTGCGCTCAAAGTTGAAAAAACGCTCAGCGTCACCACCGTCAATATTTTAGTGGAGGCCGTGGGAAGCATGCTGGGATGGTACGTTCGGGAAGGTGTGCTGGATGTTAATCCGGCCACACATTTGCAAATCAAGGATACGCGTCAGGACATCGAATTGCGCCAGGCTTTTTCTACAGATGAGTTGTCCAAAATTTTTGCACACCCCAAGTTTGCACGAAAGGAGTTCAAATCCCTTTCCTACTACTGGATACCGTTGATCGCTCTGTATACTGGTATGCGTCTTGAAGAAATCGCCCAGCTTCATTGCGCCGATATTTATGAAAGTTCGACCAAGGGGATTTGGGTCGTCGACATTAACGCTACGGAACTTGACGAAGAAGGCCGCCCCAAACTGCTGAAAAATAAAAACGCGCGACGGATCGTGCCCATACATCCCGTTTTAATAAAGTTGGGAATTTTAGACTACCATGCAGCTATTGCTAAGAAAAAACATATACGGCTTTTCCCTGATCTGGAAAAAACAAAAGGGGCGGTAAAGTTTGGCAAACAGCCAGGAAAGCAGTTTAAATCTGTGGTGACGGCTGCCCTTGGGGATGTATCGGGTAAAACGTTTCACTCCCTCAGGCACACCTTTGCAGATTTTTATAAGCAGCGAGGCCTGCAAAATGACTATTTTCGCCAGGTATTCGGACACGAACTGCCCATGCTTGCTGCCAAACAGTATGGCGAAAAGTTCCCGCCAGAGATTTTATATGAAAATGTGATTGTGAAGTTGGATTATGGTAATAGTATTAATGTTGGGCTTGGAATGGATATAATGGAGGTGTAA
- a CDS encoding AAA family ATPase, which translates to MSYHDDSKLSNRFLSLRKKIDKTATSACLQDNKNAEIFVGLTNALFASLIYQEREKILQELGNPKLEISWHRQDRFRGNDIVEFAMKKLNRSRIQATRIVGERLGIRPENCFDAFPITQNNETNNNSELRPLSDFIPENIDVGNKKYKLSYIDEQKNFGGEIEQEICCYSTTENDCFFLIASKIAVQEKYETKNFHGIGYAPATALAFSRVAIDKSPDAHVIFPMSLPVAFHLRRLCRKDRIDERSFIVSGHFGGIDALDLKCFQGRKVILLPEFSHDGLFEADRIAKKLKSIARDVKIYPWPIMADGMPDEAMTAGAGSPWKQTFLEQMIDLREALAPSSLLNRITNKALSISDFKEKLVKIGLSPAKKGSSQKNNPALPPASPALTPAKAFELADVTLYHTMRPGSYVMIAGKKGAGKTQVALSACHSILNGNIMWPFFSGAGTPAGNVAYIDAETPYDEFCANLDQHCLAGEQGKRFFGLSIFAPDLPEFCDTFSLENSGFREGLTNYLQKNECRFVFFDNLSALMGDKLNYGNFSDEVLEWVKALQSHNQCVVFVHHKSEDAEANQHGVNARGSHLFTTLARTFIGLVSSAEILNGALGTEDIQKAAARDGLTVGLRFDVSKPAPILEKKTFWLHLPLGASEWEFLAATGADGQKIELPMDGATAEIGAANNKEPLQPVAGTPPAVAAEHNLSPDQRRVFEILKKGPAKREKIQDEAGFREDKTRDLLKSLIELGLVNREGQGKATCYTQRSTS; encoded by the coding sequence ATGTCATACCATGATGATAGCAAACTCTCTAATAGGTTTCTGAGTTTGCGCAAAAAGATTGATAAGACAGCAACTTCAGCATGCTTACAGGATAACAAAAACGCAGAAATTTTTGTTGGCCTCACCAATGCACTTTTTGCATCCCTAATCTACCAAGAAAGAGAAAAAATTCTTCAGGAACTTGGGAATCCAAAACTAGAAATAAGTTGGCATAGACAAGATAGGTTTAGAGGTAACGATATCGTTGAATTTGCCATGAAGAAACTTAATAGAAGCCGTATTCAAGCAACACGCATCGTGGGAGAAAGGTTAGGGATCAGACCTGAAAATTGCTTTGATGCGTTTCCCATTACACAGAACAACGAAACGAACAATAATAGTGAACTACGGCCGTTATCAGATTTTATTCCAGAGAATATTGATGTTGGAAATAAAAAATACAAACTTTCATATATCGATGAGCAAAAAAATTTTGGTGGAGAAATTGAACAAGAAATTTGTTGTTATTCGACGACAGAAAATGACTGCTTCTTCCTGATAGCGTCTAAAATAGCTGTTCAAGAAAAATATGAAACAAAAAATTTTCATGGGATTGGCTACGCTCCGGCAACAGCGTTGGCCTTTTCCAGAGTGGCAATTGATAAATCTCCGGATGCTCACGTCATTTTTCCGATGTCTTTGCCTGTCGCATTTCATCTCCGGCGGTTATGCCGTAAAGATCGTATTGATGAACGTAGTTTTATAGTTTCCGGGCACTTTGGTGGCATTGATGCTCTTGATTTGAAATGCTTTCAAGGGCGGAAGGTCATATTGCTCCCGGAGTTCTCGCATGATGGCCTTTTTGAGGCAGACCGAATTGCCAAAAAGCTTAAATCCATTGCGCGTGATGTAAAAATATATCCTTGGCCTATCATGGCTGATGGCATGCCTGACGAGGCGATGACTGCTGGGGCAGGGTCTCCTTGGAAGCAAACCTTCCTTGAACAAATGATTGACCTGAGGGAAGCACTGGCTCCTTCTTCTCTTCTCAACAGGATTACTAATAAGGCACTGTCCATCTCTGATTTTAAAGAAAAACTCGTCAAAATCGGATTAAGTCCTGCAAAGAAAGGTTCCTCGCAAAAAAATAATCCAGCACTGCCTCCAGCCAGCCCCGCCCTGACCCCTGCAAAGGCTTTCGAATTAGCTGACGTAACGCTCTATCACACAATGCGTCCAGGTAGTTATGTCATGATTGCCGGAAAAAAAGGAGCTGGTAAAACGCAAGTTGCTCTTTCGGCTTGCCATTCCATACTCAATGGCAATATCATGTGGCCGTTTTTTTCTGGTGCAGGTACACCTGCTGGCAATGTCGCCTATATTGATGCGGAAACCCCATATGACGAGTTTTGTGCAAACTTAGATCAGCATTGCCTTGCCGGAGAACAAGGTAAACGGTTTTTTGGCCTGTCTATTTTTGCCCCTGACCTCCCGGAGTTTTGCGATACTTTTTCTCTCGAGAATTCTGGATTTCGAGAAGGGCTTACCAACTACCTCCAGAAAAACGAATGTCGTTTTGTTTTTTTTGATAACCTCAGTGCCTTGATGGGCGATAAGCTGAACTACGGTAATTTTTCTGATGAGGTGCTTGAATGGGTAAAAGCACTTCAGAGTCATAACCAGTGCGTGGTTTTTGTTCACCACAAATCAGAGGATGCAGAGGCAAATCAGCATGGCGTTAATGCTCGTGGTAGCCATCTCTTTACCACTCTTGCCAGAACATTCATTGGATTGGTGAGTAGCGCAGAAATATTGAATGGCGCTCTCGGTACCGAAGACATCCAAAAAGCAGCGGCCCGGGATGGTTTGACTGTGGGCTTACGCTTTGATGTGAGTAAGCCAGCACCCATTTTGGAAAAAAAGACCTTCTGGTTGCACCTGCCGTTGGGGGCCTCGGAATGGGAGTTTCTGGCCGCCACTGGGGCAGATGGGCAGAAAATTGAATTGCCTATGGACGGTGCCACAGCTGAAATTGGGGCTGCAAACAACAAGGAACCCCTTCAGCCCGTAGCGGGCACCCCTCCCGCAGTGGCTGCCGAGCACAACCTTTCCCCTGATCAACGGCGCGTGTTTGAAATTTTGAAAAAAGGCCCTGCCAAGCGTGAAAAAATACAAGATGAAGCCGGTTTTCGCGAAGACAAAACTCGTGACCTGTTGAAATCGCTTATTGAATTGGGACTAGTCAATAGGGAAGGCCAAGGAAAGGCCACTTGTTACACTCAAAGATCCACATCGTAG